In the Eptesicus fuscus isolate TK198812 chromosome 12, DD_ASM_mEF_20220401, whole genome shotgun sequence genome, one interval contains:
- the TMX3 gene encoding protein disulfide-isomerase TMX3 isoform X3, with protein sequence MREIMFYAPWCGHCKKLEPIWNEVGLEMKSIGSPVKVGKMDATSYSSIASEFGVRGYPTIKLLKGDLAYNYRGPRTKDDIIEFAHRVSGALIRPLPSQQMFEHVQKRHRVFFVYIGGESTLKEKYIDAASELIVYTYFFSASEEVVPEYVTLKEMPAVLVFKDETYFVYDEYEDGDLSSWINRERFQNYLTMDGFLLYELGDTGKLVAIAIIDEKNTSIEHTRLKSIIQEVARDYRDQFHRDFQFGLMDGNDYINSLLMDELTVPTVVVLNTSNQQYFLLDRQIKNTEDMVQFINSILDGTVQAQGGDSILQRLKRMVFDAKSTVVSIFKSSPIMGCFLFGLPLGVISIMCYGIYTADTDGGYIEERYEVYKSETESQEATEESRELQEPGSGQSLVPDRLYSQFLKHPWHEEETLNTNAFNHLQRGNEMSNEIHQVWRSNEITYFHVRMSFHTDLTMHSICSVHVS encoded by the exons ATGAGGGAGATTAtg tttTATGCACCATGGTGTGGTCATTGTAAAAAACTGGAGCCGATTTGGAATGAAGTTGGTCTTGAAATGAAAAGCATTGGTTCACCAGTTAAAGTTGGAAAGATGGATGCTACTTCCTATTCTA GCATTGCTTCAGAGTTTGGAGTTCGAGGTTATCCAACAATTAAGCT attaaaaGGGGACTTGGCATATAATTATAGAGGACCACGAACTAAAGATGATATTATTGAGTTTGCTCACAGAGTATCTGG AGCACTAATTCGGCCACTTCCAAGTCAGCAAATGTTTGAACATGTGCAGAAAAGACATcgtgtattttttgtttatataggTGGAGAGTCAACTTTGAAG GAAAAATACATAGATGCCGCTTCAGAATTAATTGTATATACATACTTCTTTTCTGCCTCAGAAGAAGTAGTTCCTgag TACGTGACTCTGAAGGAGATGCCCGCCGTGCTTGTTTTCAAAGATGAAACTTACTTTGTATACGATG agtaTGAAGATGGTGACCTGTCATCTTGGATCAACAGGGAGAGGTTTCAGAATTACCTGACTATGGACGGCTTCCTCTTGTATGAACTTGGAGATACAG gaaaGCTTGTGGCTATTGCAATTATTGATGAGAAAAATACATCAATTGAACATACCAG ATTGAAGTCAATTATTCAGGAAGTTGCTAGAGATTACAGAGATCAGTTCCACAG GGATTTTCAGTTTGGACTTATGGATGGAAATGACTATATAAATTCCTTGCTGATGGA tgAATTGACTGTCCCAACTGTAGTTGTACTGAATACTTCAAACCAACAGTACTTTTTACTAGATAGACAGATCAAGAATACTGAAGACATGGTCCAGTTCATTAATAGCATTTTGGATGGCACAGTACAA GCCCAAGGAGGTGATAGCATTTTGCAGAGATTGAAAAGAATGGTATTTGATGCTAAATCTACTGTTGTG TCCATATTCAAGAGCTCTCCGATCATGGGCTGCTTCCTCTTCGGCCTGCCTCTGGGTGTCATCAGCATCATGTGCTATGGCATCTACACAGCTGACACAGACGGAGGCTACATAGAAGAGCGGTATGAAGTGTACAAAAGCGAAACTGAAAGCCAGGAAGCGACGGAGGAGAGCAGAGAACTGCAGGAGCCAGGGAGCGGACAGTCTCTAGTGCCTGACAG GCTATATTCCCAGTTCCTGAAACATCCTTGGCATGAG GAAGAAACTCTGAACACAAACGCCTTTAATCACTTGCAAAGAGGTAATGAAATGTCAAATGAGATCCATCAAG
- the TMX3 gene encoding protein disulfide-isomerase TMX3 isoform X4: MAARTRGAALRLCATVFLLEMAFCKGYVEDLDESFKDNRKDDIWLVDFYAPWCGHCKKLEPIWNEVGLEMKSIGSPVKVGKMDATSYSSIASEFGVRGYPTIKLLKGDLAYNYRGPRTKDDIIEFAHRVSGALIRPLPSQQMFEHVQKRHRVFFVYIGGESTLKEKYIDAASELIVYTYFFSASEEVVPEYVTLKEMPAVLVFKDETYFVYDEYEDGDLSSWINRERFQNYLTMDGFLLYELGDTGKLVAIAIIDEKNTSIEHTRLKSIIQEVARDYRDQFHRDFQFGLMDGNDYINSLLMDELTVPTVVVLNTSNQQYFLLDRQIKNTEDMVQFINSILDGTVQAQGGDSILQRLKRMVFDAKSTVVSIFKSSPIMGCFLFGLPLGVISIMCYGIYTADTDGGYIEERYEVYKSETESQEATEESRELQEPGSGQSLVPDRQRGELRLIFHKVFFPFN, translated from the exons gTTTAAGGACAATCGAAAAGATGACATTTGGCTTGTAGAT tttTATGCACCATGGTGTGGTCATTGTAAAAAACTGGAGCCGATTTGGAATGAAGTTGGTCTTGAAATGAAAAGCATTGGTTCACCAGTTAAAGTTGGAAAGATGGATGCTACTTCCTATTCTA GCATTGCTTCAGAGTTTGGAGTTCGAGGTTATCCAACAATTAAGCT attaaaaGGGGACTTGGCATATAATTATAGAGGACCACGAACTAAAGATGATATTATTGAGTTTGCTCACAGAGTATCTGG AGCACTAATTCGGCCACTTCCAAGTCAGCAAATGTTTGAACATGTGCAGAAAAGACATcgtgtattttttgtttatataggTGGAGAGTCAACTTTGAAG GAAAAATACATAGATGCCGCTTCAGAATTAATTGTATATACATACTTCTTTTCTGCCTCAGAAGAAGTAGTTCCTgag TACGTGACTCTGAAGGAGATGCCCGCCGTGCTTGTTTTCAAAGATGAAACTTACTTTGTATACGATG agtaTGAAGATGGTGACCTGTCATCTTGGATCAACAGGGAGAGGTTTCAGAATTACCTGACTATGGACGGCTTCCTCTTGTATGAACTTGGAGATACAG gaaaGCTTGTGGCTATTGCAATTATTGATGAGAAAAATACATCAATTGAACATACCAG ATTGAAGTCAATTATTCAGGAAGTTGCTAGAGATTACAGAGATCAGTTCCACAG GGATTTTCAGTTTGGACTTATGGATGGAAATGACTATATAAATTCCTTGCTGATGGA tgAATTGACTGTCCCAACTGTAGTTGTACTGAATACTTCAAACCAACAGTACTTTTTACTAGATAGACAGATCAAGAATACTGAAGACATGGTCCAGTTCATTAATAGCATTTTGGATGGCACAGTACAA GCCCAAGGAGGTGATAGCATTTTGCAGAGATTGAAAAGAATGGTATTTGATGCTAAATCTACTGTTGTG TCCATATTCAAGAGCTCTCCGATCATGGGCTGCTTCCTCTTCGGCCTGCCTCTGGGTGTCATCAGCATCATGTGCTATGGCATCTACACAGCTGACACAGACGGAGGCTACATAGAAGAGCGGTATGAAGTGTACAAAAGCGAAACTGAAAGCCAGGAAGCGACGGAGGAGAGCAGAGAACTGCAGGAGCCAGGGAGCGGACAGTCTCTAGTGCCTGACAG GCAAAGAGGCGAGCTAAGACTGATCTTCCACAaagtgttttttccttttaattga
- the TMX3 gene encoding protein disulfide-isomerase TMX3 isoform X6: protein MAARTRGAALRLCATVFLLEMAFCKGYVEDLDESFKDNRKDDIWLVDFYAPWCGHCKKLEPIWNEVGLEMKSIGSPVKVGKMDATSYSSIASEFGVRGYPTIKLLKGDLAYNYRGPRTKDDIIEFAHRVSGALIRPLPSQQMFEHVQKRHRVFFVYIGGESTLKEKYIDAASELIVYTYFFSASEEVVPEYVTLKEMPAVLVFKDETYFVYDEYEDGDLSSWINRERFQNYLTMDGFLLYELGDTGKLVAIAIIDEKNTSIEHTRLKSIIQEVARDYRDQFHRDFQFGLMDGNDYINSLLMDELTVPTVVVLNTSNQQYFLLDRQIKNTEDMVQFINSILDGTVQAQGGDSILQRLKRMVFDAKSTVVAIFPVPETSLA, encoded by the exons gTTTAAGGACAATCGAAAAGATGACATTTGGCTTGTAGAT tttTATGCACCATGGTGTGGTCATTGTAAAAAACTGGAGCCGATTTGGAATGAAGTTGGTCTTGAAATGAAAAGCATTGGTTCACCAGTTAAAGTTGGAAAGATGGATGCTACTTCCTATTCTA GCATTGCTTCAGAGTTTGGAGTTCGAGGTTATCCAACAATTAAGCT attaaaaGGGGACTTGGCATATAATTATAGAGGACCACGAACTAAAGATGATATTATTGAGTTTGCTCACAGAGTATCTGG AGCACTAATTCGGCCACTTCCAAGTCAGCAAATGTTTGAACATGTGCAGAAAAGACATcgtgtattttttgtttatataggTGGAGAGTCAACTTTGAAG GAAAAATACATAGATGCCGCTTCAGAATTAATTGTATATACATACTTCTTTTCTGCCTCAGAAGAAGTAGTTCCTgag TACGTGACTCTGAAGGAGATGCCCGCCGTGCTTGTTTTCAAAGATGAAACTTACTTTGTATACGATG agtaTGAAGATGGTGACCTGTCATCTTGGATCAACAGGGAGAGGTTTCAGAATTACCTGACTATGGACGGCTTCCTCTTGTATGAACTTGGAGATACAG gaaaGCTTGTGGCTATTGCAATTATTGATGAGAAAAATACATCAATTGAACATACCAG ATTGAAGTCAATTATTCAGGAAGTTGCTAGAGATTACAGAGATCAGTTCCACAG GGATTTTCAGTTTGGACTTATGGATGGAAATGACTATATAAATTCCTTGCTGATGGA tgAATTGACTGTCCCAACTGTAGTTGTACTGAATACTTCAAACCAACAGTACTTTTTACTAGATAGACAGATCAAGAATACTGAAGACATGGTCCAGTTCATTAATAGCATTTTGGATGGCACAGTACAA GCCCAAGGAGGTGATAGCATTTTGCAGAGATTGAAAAGAATGGTATTTGATGCTAAATCTACTGTTGTG GCTATATTCCCAGTTCCTGAAACATCCTTGGCATGA
- the TMX3 gene encoding protein disulfide-isomerase TMX3 isoform X5, with protein MKSIGSPVKVGKMDATSYSSIASEFGVRGYPTIKLLKGDLAYNYRGPRTKDDIIEFAHRVSGALIRPLPSQQMFEHVQKRHRVFFVYIGGESTLKEKYIDAASELIVYTYFFSASEEVVPEYVTLKEMPAVLVFKDETYFVYDEYEDGDLSSWINRERFQNYLTMDGFLLYELGDTGKLVAIAIIDEKNTSIEHTRLKSIIQEVARDYRDQFHRDFQFGLMDGNDYINSLLMDELTVPTVVVLNTSNQQYFLLDRQIKNTEDMVQFINSILDGTVQAQGGDSILQRLKRMVFDAKSTVVSIFKSSPIMGCFLFGLPLGVISIMCYGIYTADTDGGYIEERYEVYKSETESQEATEESRELQEPGSGQSLVPDRLYSQFLKHPWHEEETLNTNAFNHLQRGNEMSNEIHQVWRSNEITYFHVRMSFHTDLTMHSICSVHVS; from the exons ATGAAAAGCATTGGTTCACCAGTTAAAGTTGGAAAGATGGATGCTACTTCCTATTCTA GCATTGCTTCAGAGTTTGGAGTTCGAGGTTATCCAACAATTAAGCT attaaaaGGGGACTTGGCATATAATTATAGAGGACCACGAACTAAAGATGATATTATTGAGTTTGCTCACAGAGTATCTGG AGCACTAATTCGGCCACTTCCAAGTCAGCAAATGTTTGAACATGTGCAGAAAAGACATcgtgtattttttgtttatataggTGGAGAGTCAACTTTGAAG GAAAAATACATAGATGCCGCTTCAGAATTAATTGTATATACATACTTCTTTTCTGCCTCAGAAGAAGTAGTTCCTgag TACGTGACTCTGAAGGAGATGCCCGCCGTGCTTGTTTTCAAAGATGAAACTTACTTTGTATACGATG agtaTGAAGATGGTGACCTGTCATCTTGGATCAACAGGGAGAGGTTTCAGAATTACCTGACTATGGACGGCTTCCTCTTGTATGAACTTGGAGATACAG gaaaGCTTGTGGCTATTGCAATTATTGATGAGAAAAATACATCAATTGAACATACCAG ATTGAAGTCAATTATTCAGGAAGTTGCTAGAGATTACAGAGATCAGTTCCACAG GGATTTTCAGTTTGGACTTATGGATGGAAATGACTATATAAATTCCTTGCTGATGGA tgAATTGACTGTCCCAACTGTAGTTGTACTGAATACTTCAAACCAACAGTACTTTTTACTAGATAGACAGATCAAGAATACTGAAGACATGGTCCAGTTCATTAATAGCATTTTGGATGGCACAGTACAA GCCCAAGGAGGTGATAGCATTTTGCAGAGATTGAAAAGAATGGTATTTGATGCTAAATCTACTGTTGTG TCCATATTCAAGAGCTCTCCGATCATGGGCTGCTTCCTCTTCGGCCTGCCTCTGGGTGTCATCAGCATCATGTGCTATGGCATCTACACAGCTGACACAGACGGAGGCTACATAGAAGAGCGGTATGAAGTGTACAAAAGCGAAACTGAAAGCCAGGAAGCGACGGAGGAGAGCAGAGAACTGCAGGAGCCAGGGAGCGGACAGTCTCTAGTGCCTGACAG GCTATATTCCCAGTTCCTGAAACATCCTTGGCATGAG GAAGAAACTCTGAACACAAACGCCTTTAATCACTTGCAAAGAGGTAATGAAATGTCAAATGAGATCCATCAAG
- the TMX3 gene encoding protein disulfide-isomerase TMX3 isoform X2: MAARTRGAALRLCATVFLLEMAFCKGYVEDLDESFKDNRKDDIWLVDFYAPWCGHCKKLEPIWNEVGLEMKSIGSPVKVGKMDATSYSSIASEFGVRGYPTIKLLKGDLAYNYRGPRTKDDIIEFAHRVSGALIRPLPSQQMFEHVQKRHRVFFVYIGGESTLKEKYIDAASELIVYTYFFSASEEVVPEYVTLKEMPAVLVFKDETYFVYDEYEDGDLSSWINRERFQNYLTMDGFLLYELGDTGKLVAIAIIDEKNTSIEHTRLKSIIQEVARDYRDQFHRDFQFGLMDGNDYINSLLMDELTVPTVVVLNTSNQQYFLLDRQIKNTEDMVQFINSILDGTVQAQGGDSILQRLKRMVFDAKSTVVSIFKSSPIMGCFLFGLPLGVISIMCYGIYTADTDGGYIEERYEVYKSETESQEATEESRELQEPGSGQSLVPDRLYSQFLKHPWHEWCLSESQEHGSPQMIYKKERMLYHSQHHGWTWRALC, from the exons gTTTAAGGACAATCGAAAAGATGACATTTGGCTTGTAGAT tttTATGCACCATGGTGTGGTCATTGTAAAAAACTGGAGCCGATTTGGAATGAAGTTGGTCTTGAAATGAAAAGCATTGGTTCACCAGTTAAAGTTGGAAAGATGGATGCTACTTCCTATTCTA GCATTGCTTCAGAGTTTGGAGTTCGAGGTTATCCAACAATTAAGCT attaaaaGGGGACTTGGCATATAATTATAGAGGACCACGAACTAAAGATGATATTATTGAGTTTGCTCACAGAGTATCTGG AGCACTAATTCGGCCACTTCCAAGTCAGCAAATGTTTGAACATGTGCAGAAAAGACATcgtgtattttttgtttatataggTGGAGAGTCAACTTTGAAG GAAAAATACATAGATGCCGCTTCAGAATTAATTGTATATACATACTTCTTTTCTGCCTCAGAAGAAGTAGTTCCTgag TACGTGACTCTGAAGGAGATGCCCGCCGTGCTTGTTTTCAAAGATGAAACTTACTTTGTATACGATG agtaTGAAGATGGTGACCTGTCATCTTGGATCAACAGGGAGAGGTTTCAGAATTACCTGACTATGGACGGCTTCCTCTTGTATGAACTTGGAGATACAG gaaaGCTTGTGGCTATTGCAATTATTGATGAGAAAAATACATCAATTGAACATACCAG ATTGAAGTCAATTATTCAGGAAGTTGCTAGAGATTACAGAGATCAGTTCCACAG GGATTTTCAGTTTGGACTTATGGATGGAAATGACTATATAAATTCCTTGCTGATGGA tgAATTGACTGTCCCAACTGTAGTTGTACTGAATACTTCAAACCAACAGTACTTTTTACTAGATAGACAGATCAAGAATACTGAAGACATGGTCCAGTTCATTAATAGCATTTTGGATGGCACAGTACAA GCCCAAGGAGGTGATAGCATTTTGCAGAGATTGAAAAGAATGGTATTTGATGCTAAATCTACTGTTGTG TCCATATTCAAGAGCTCTCCGATCATGGGCTGCTTCCTCTTCGGCCTGCCTCTGGGTGTCATCAGCATCATGTGCTATGGCATCTACACAGCTGACACAGACGGAGGCTACATAGAAGAGCGGTATGAAGTGTACAAAAGCGAAACTGAAAGCCAGGAAGCGACGGAGGAGAGCAGAGAACTGCAGGAGCCAGGGAGCGGACAGTCTCTAGTGCCTGACAG GCTATATTCCCAGTTCCTGAAACATCCTTGGCATGAG TGGTGCTTATCAGAATCACAAGAACATGGATCACCTCAGatgatttataaaaaagaaagaatgctttACCATtcgcaacatcatggatggacatggagagcattatgctaa